The following are encoded in a window of Candidatus Methylomirabilota bacterium genomic DNA:
- a CDS encoding histidine phosphatase family protein gives MSSATPAERRPELWLIRHGETEWSASGQHTGRTDIPLTDAGIRQAQALGRYLAGRAFALVLTSPLSRAADTCGLAGYGDVAQPSDDLLEWDYG, from the coding sequence ATGAGCAGCGCCACCCCCGCCGAGCGGCGCCCGGAGCTCTGGCTCATCCGCCACGGCGAGACGGAGTGGAGCGCGAGCGGGCAGCACACCGGCCGCACTGATATTCCCCTCACCGACGCCGGCATCCGTCAGGCGCAGGCCCTGGGCCGATATCTCGCCGGGCGCGCCTTCGCCCTCGTCTTGACCAGCCCGCTCTCCCGCGCCGCGGATACGTGCGGGCTCGCCGGCTACGGCGACGTGGCCCAGCCCTCCGACGATCTCCTCGAGTGGGACTATGG
- a CDS encoding TIGR04283 family arsenosugar biosynthesis glycosyltransferase, whose amino-acid sequence MIIPALEEAPNLERLLPDLRARFPEAEIVVVDGGSRDGTMKVARRVPGVAALASARGRAIQMNAGARAAHGHILLFLHADTRLPDGALEAVHVALADPAVVGGRFDVRFDSPRPVLSMIAFFMNLRSRRSGISTGDQAIFVRRDVFESLGGYAEIPLMEDVELTRRLKRRGRVVALRSRVTTAARKWQREGALRTMALMWALRFLYMWGVAPARLHRWYYHRDP is encoded by the coding sequence ATCATCATCCCCGCCCTCGAGGAGGCGCCGAACCTCGAGCGACTCCTGCCTGATCTCCGCGCGCGCTTTCCCGAGGCGGAGATCGTGGTGGTGGATGGGGGCAGCCGCGACGGCACCATGAAGGTGGCCCGCCGGGTCCCCGGCGTGGCGGCGCTCGCGAGCGCGCGCGGTCGAGCCATCCAGATGAATGCGGGCGCTCGCGCCGCGCACGGGCATATCCTCCTCTTCCTTCACGCCGACACGCGACTGCCCGATGGCGCGCTCGAGGCCGTGCACGTGGCCCTCGCCGACCCCGCCGTGGTGGGCGGGCGATTCGACGTGCGCTTCGACAGCCCTCGGCCGGTCCTTTCGATGATCGCCTTCTTCATGAACCTGCGCTCGCGCCGGAGCGGGATCTCGACGGGCGATCAGGCCATCTTCGTGCGCCGCGATGTCTTCGAGAGCCTGGGCGGCTATGCCGAGATCCCCCTCATGGAAGATGTCGAGCTCACCCGGCGCCTCAAGCGTCGCGGGCGGGTGGTGGCGCTCCGCTCGCGCGTCACCACGGCGGCGCGCAAGTGGCAGCGGGAAGGGGCGCTCCGGACCATGGCGCTGATGTGGGCCCTGCGCTTCCTTTATATGTGGGGCGTGGCGCCGGCCCGCCTTCATCGCTGGTACTATCACCGCGACCCATGA